A single window of Brevundimonas vitisensis DNA harbors:
- a CDS encoding glycosyltransferase family 9 protein, with translation MPQADARPKVLFISPNRIGEHVIASGIMREIGRRWPGAAITVVASGPSSAFFRSAPGVVRTIVIDKAPRAGHWRTLWRQVAGSRWDVVIDTRGSITAWLVRARERYVYGRRLEKGQPKVEMIGALMGLDRPLEPELFIDDAARERARAVLEPQLAGGAGPGPTIALAPIAVQPGKSWPAERWGQLVERLKAEPRFDGWRFMAIGGPGDQPFAVPMLAAAGERGIDFVGKGDILASAAALTQVDLFVGNDSGLMHTAAAAGTPTLGLFGPTQWWLYGPRGPRTATVASNPVQGQFAPIEDLSVDQVLDAVLALQARYPAGSSRA, from the coding sequence TTGCCCCAAGCCGATGCCCGACCCAAGGTCCTTTTCATCAGCCCCAACCGGATCGGCGAGCATGTGATCGCGTCCGGCATCATGCGCGAGATCGGGCGGCGCTGGCCGGGGGCGGCCATCACCGTGGTGGCCAGCGGGCCGTCCTCGGCCTTTTTCCGGTCGGCGCCGGGGGTGGTGCGGACCATCGTCATCGACAAGGCCCCGCGCGCCGGACACTGGCGCACCCTGTGGCGGCAGGTGGCGGGCTCGCGCTGGGACGTCGTGATCGACACGCGCGGTTCGATCACCGCCTGGCTGGTGCGAGCCAGAGAGCGGTACGTCTATGGCCGCAGGCTGGAAAAGGGCCAGCCCAAGGTCGAGATGATCGGGGCCCTGATGGGGCTGGATCGGCCACTGGAGCCGGAGCTGTTCATCGACGATGCGGCGCGGGAAAGGGCCCGGGCCGTGCTGGAGCCCCAGTTGGCGGGCGGGGCCGGACCCGGCCCGACCATCGCCCTGGCCCCGATTGCGGTTCAGCCGGGCAAGAGCTGGCCCGCCGAGCGCTGGGGGCAGTTGGTCGAGCGTCTGAAGGCCGAGCCCCGGTTCGACGGCTGGCGCTTCATGGCCATCGGCGGGCCCGGCGACCAGCCCTTTGCCGTGCCCATGCTGGCGGCGGCGGGCGAGCGGGGCATCGATTTCGTGGGCAAGGGCGACATCCTGGCTTCGGCGGCGGCCCTGACACAGGTGGATCTGTTCGTCGGCAACGATTCCGGACTGATGCACACGGCGGCAGCGGCGGGTACGCCGACGCTCGGCCTGTTCGGCCCGACCCAGTGGTGGCTGTACGGCCCGCGCGGACCGCGCACGGCAACGGTGGCCAGCAACCCGGTCCAGGGAC
- a CDS encoding alpha/beta fold hydrolase: protein MEDSDRILHRPDGETLAWRSVAGSGPTVLWIGGFRSDMEGTKALALEAAARERGWSYVRYDHFAHGRSSGDWRAATVGRWRADAIAMIDHLDGPVIPVGSSMGGWVALLAALARPERMTGLVLVNPAQDFTERLMWPGLDDHIRQTILRDGEATITEEGLGSYVLTRAMFEEARDWLLLDAPIPVSAPVHILQGRADDVVPWTHQSALLDRLTGGDVRLDLISGGDHRLSSASDLARLVSAVEALRE from the coding sequence ATGGAAGACAGCGACCGGATTCTTCACCGCCCCGACGGGGAAACCCTGGCCTGGCGGTCGGTGGCGGGCAGTGGCCCCACCGTCCTGTGGATCGGGGGTTTCCGTTCGGACATGGAGGGGACCAAGGCTCTGGCCCTGGAGGCGGCGGCCCGCGAGCGCGGCTGGTCCTATGTGCGGTATGACCATTTCGCCCATGGCCGCTCGTCCGGCGACTGGCGCGCGGCCACGGTCGGCCGCTGGCGGGCCGATGCCATTGCCATGATCGACCATCTGGACGGGCCGGTGATCCCTGTCGGCTCCTCCATGGGCGGCTGGGTCGCCCTGCTGGCCGCCCTGGCCCGGCCCGAGCGGATGACGGGGCTGGTTCTGGTCAATCCGGCCCAGGACTTTACCGAGCGGCTGATGTGGCCCGGCCTGGACGATCACATCCGCCAGACCATTCTGCGCGACGGCGAGGCGACCATCACCGAAGAGGGCCTCGGATCGTACGTCCTGACCCGCGCCATGTTCGAGGAGGCACGCGACTGGCTTCTGCTGGACGCCCCGATCCCGGTGTCCGCGCCGGTGCATATTCTGCAGGGCCGGGCCGACGATGTCGTGCCGTGGACACACCAGTCCGCCCTGCTGGATCGGCTGACCGGCGGCGACGTCCGGCTGGACCTGATCTCAGGCGGCGACCACCGCCTGTCGTCCGCGTCAGACCTCGCCCGGCTGGTCTCAGCGGTCGAGGCGCTGCGAGAATAA